The stretch of DNA gcagatttgaactgaAAACCTTACACTtctcaagcccaagaggctcagtggtttagaccacagcgctacccaggCCCATAAATTAAAGAAAGGTATAACAgaagaaaggaataaaaaaagaaaaaagaaaagggaataaaGGCCTTCCAACAATCCATATGTCAGTTATAAATGTATACAATAGTTCTTCAAAATACTTGAATGTTCAGTCCAAATTAATATTCAGATGTTTCCCCTCTGCTATAATTTTTCAGTCTTCGATCTGGGACTCTAtactttattcttttatttcaatGCAAGAAGTCCAAATAAGATTATCTAGATAAGATTATACAGTAATAGTTTGCAACAGCTCTCCTCCAGTTTAGCATCATGATGTTACCTTCAATATTAGAttcaatcagccttctttattttcTCCAAGATTTCTTCACTGTGTTTATGTATTAGAGCACCAATCCATAGTTATTTGATTAGTATACAGTCCTTAATCTACATCTAAGTCCATGGCTCTCAGTCTCTTTTCATGTCAACCATACTTATCtgtctttgtttttttatatGAAAAATTCAAATTTCCATCTTCTGTTTTTCCATTATTTTTCCAGAGTTGTTGCAAGGAGCTTGACATATTTTTCTTCCAAATTCAATCCAACTTGCACACAGATTCCTTTCTTTCTCAACACTCTATGTtctaagaattctgggagctgagagttgttgaGAGAACCCCTATTACCcgtacagagctacaattctcagtaaTTATTACCACATCCTATTGAGATCCAGTTTAAATGTTAGATTCTgttatattttgtatatattgttacaaaagttggctgcctgcccctctctctacCAAGCGGGTCCTTCCAAGAGGGGTTGGTACCCCACAGCAGAGCAGGCAGCCTTCAGCCATCCTGCCCAAAATGGATCTCAActgttcttcctccttcctcccagccaCCCTTGATCCCAGAGCAGttaccctggaaaccttccaaacCCCCAGCCTCTGTTCACACCTCGGGACAAGGGGGAAGGAGTTCTCTTATATGTTAATGTCCCTCAATTGCTCTGTTTCCTTGATGGCAGTAGCTCAGCCataggaattcctctgcagcttgcatCCTCCCTTCatgtcccaaataatcaaaatcctagcatttattaatttatagcaTCTAGGGATTaggtgcgcccccccccaaaaaaaaacattaacaccatgcaacaaaatgttttgTGACTGAGTTTGTAGATTTTGAATTAATAGAAAACCAATAAAGAGTGAATTAAAAAGCAATTTCTCAGAATGGATCTCAGATGGGGTCTTTATCAataaactctcagcatccttatgAAACTATAGTCCCCTGAATTCCTTGAGGGAAAcatttaatacagtggaacctcagtttatgaacacctcggtttacaaattttcggtttacgaacatcgcggacccatctggaacggattcattcactttccattactttcaatgggaaagttcgcttcagtttatgaacagacttccggaaccaattacacccatgcttcaggttaagtatgcttcaggttgagttactccgcggacccgtctggaacggattaatccactttccattgctttaaatgggaaagttcgcttcagtttatgaacgcttcagtttaagtactccgcggaccgtctggaacagattaatccactttccattactttcaatgggaaagttcacttcagtttatgaacgcttcagtttatgaacagacttccggaaccaattgtgttcataaaccgaggtaccactgtatggtatcACAgtgtatgatgtgaatgtggcctaaattATAGTTTTGCCCCGTCCTCCTTCCTACAATGGCAACACTGAGTTACCTGAGGAggaagcagccagccagccagccagccagtgttACCTCCTAGGCTGATTTTAAgcaaaaaggcaggcaggtggccgGGGGAGAACTATGGTtagtagagcccccccccccatattagcCCCAAAGAACCAACCTCTGTTGATCATAGGTCTGCACCTAGCTGGACCGCCCTGTCTATCTATTCCCCAACCTTGGGGAAAACAGACGCCACCATCAAACAGCACAGAACGCATGGAGCCATGGAATGAGAGAACCCACCGATGTCACACAACGTGCAGCAACCATTCCGCCAGAGGGGGAACATGGGGCCAGTCAACATTGTCCGGCTGTAGAAAATGGAGTTCCAGCAGAAACATGTCAAGTTCTTGGCCCAGATGTACCTGGACACCAGCCAGAAAAGGAAACCCAAATCTCAGTTGGTTTTTAATAGGCACCACTACTTGTATCGGTAACGCAGGCAGAGAAGGCCTCAGGCATATGCCTGCATGCCCCGCAAGGCCAGATTCTCACCTAACCCCATTAAGTTAAAATGGGATAGATGAGTCTGGCTGGGCCAGAACCAACCCCAGGAATCCCCACATGCCACAAATACCCTCCCCATACCTGGCCTCAATAGCCCTGCATCACACCCACCTGCAGTGattttgcctgggtggaatgtgtccttgaactctgatcatgcctcttgcctgcctggatggaggatagagaggggtgtttgtgcagaaactagcctctTTTACCTCTGCCCCATCCTGCAGCACAGTGGCCAAACGGATGCCTAGGGGAATcctacaagcagaacctgagtgcaaatAATATTGATGCATTCTTtctatttcaatttatttttactgtgctgcaattctttttttaaaatgtcaatagCCCGGagtgcttcccacaagcatctggtcggcctctgtgagaacaaagtgatggattagatgggcctttggtctgatccatctgGGCTTGTCTTATGTGCTTACATAAGGAGTGTCAGGAGTATAGGGAATAAATTTCAGTTTAACTAAAAAAAAATGGTGGGATCCAGGAAATGCCCGATTTCACCCACTGGCAGCAGTAGTGGCATTTACTTTTTTCTTCCATTTCCAGCTGCTGGGACAGCCTTTTCTCAtttgttgtttgtgttttgttctcAGGGGTCGCCTGAGCAGGGAACCTAGCTCAGCAGTGTTCTTCCCAGCAATTAAGTTCGGAAAGCAAAGCAGTAAGTAGGAAGGAggtctgagagagagaaaagagcaatCCAAGGCTTTCTCCCCATTGGTTTGTGGGTGCCCAATAGAGAAACCAATAGTGTAGTCTCAATGTAATTTTGTAAGGTAGAACAtcaaccttgcaaggtagattAGACTGATAGACAGTAACTGACCAAAGATCAACCATTGCATTTCATGTCTGAGAAGATTTCTGAATGCAAGTCTACTCATTGCAAGTCTAGCCATTGTGCCCAGAGACAGAACTAGCAGCTCCAGTACCCGGAGTGGCGTgcacccggtgtgtgtgtgtggatcgcatcccggggggggggggacatgtccCAAGGGTTGCGTCGACCGCCTCGAACGTCCTGGGAGGGTGCCGCCCACGGCCAGCATTGGGGAGGCGGTGTGGCGATGTCAACCCCCACCAGGGATGGCACCCAGGGGGCCACACCCACCTTGCTCTGCCTCTGATTGCGCCACACTCTCAAATTCAGGGCCTCTCTGTCTTCCTTATTTTAGACACTTACAATACCTATTGCCTTGAGGGGTAGACAAATCTGCAGAGCCCTGCAGCAGGACAGACAGAAGCAAGTACTATATTTCTTGCATGGCATGAGTAGCCAGTAAAGCGTCACATATTTCTATTAGGATCAAAAATACAGGgtcaccactaaaaaggccctgttTATAGAGCTGAGAGACCTTGATGGTAAGGAAAGCAAGCAGAGCCTCAGAAGCTGGCCTTATGGAGTACAAATACGTAACACATGCGTCGTAGTTCAgggctggggaaactgtggccctccagatgtggttgttCTCCCACTCCCAATAGTCCAAGTAAACGTGGCCAAGGCTcatggatttacagaagttgtaATCCAATAATATATGCAGGACCACAGATTTTGCATTCTTGTGTTAAAAGCGTATGGGCAGGAGGACaggcttttggggcaggggcagccAGGAAGCCTCCTTGCAGAGCATTCAGATCACAACCTGCATCAGCTGGAATGATCTTCTCTTTGCTCCAGGCAGTCGCACGACCCCAGAAGGCCGCTTATCGATGGCAGTGAACACGGACAGCCCTGGGCCAGCAGCTTACTCAGCCTGCAATGTGAACTTCCGGCAAACCAGTGCTCCATCCTACACCTTTGGGTGGAAGTCACCTTCTAAAGGTGCGAGTGGAGGGAAGGGATTAATAGAGCATGCTTTCAGTTTCCAGCTATGCATGAATCAATATGGTTTGTGTTTGGGCTGctagaccagaggttttcaacattTTTGAGAGGCCATCTTGGATCTATCCTCTGAGAAGAAAAGCACAAGCCTTTGTTTCCTCTTGGCTAGTTAGTTTAGGATTAGAAACTCTACAAACAACTTCTTTGTTTTTATCTACCAATATCGCTTGGTGTGTTGTTACAGATGAGGAGGCTATTCATTTATAGTGTTGCATGAATTTGCAGAACTTCCTAATAAAAAAGGGCTTATTAGATGCAATGTCTCCAATGCAGAGAGTAGGGAAAATCCTAGGGCTAGCATGCTTGCAGGCTGAGTCTTTGAGAAAGGAGGTATTTTCTCGCTCTGGGCAAAGGCAATAGAAACTATCATATTGTTGTGcctactagggtgatgactttttttacaacctcatttccctgtatcataatttgatgatctttcattaaagattagataaaatcttactttcaaagagatctgataattaaaaaaaacctcacgcacaaaatgattttaaaaattttatttatcagtttttggaccatttttgaagtcactgtaagcagatataaaattgaacccaagctttagagtcacatatatacaacattatatagggtcatcaaagacacaagaaagcttttttttagctgcagtaacagtatagacaccgctagaggacgattgctacctctcctgtaggttctgttcccagcatgcccggcagggtctgctggctgagttttgaggtccccaaaaggggcttttaccttgcgcaggtgtgacatttgtataccctatgttgctaagatcACTggccattgtggaatgtggtgttgtgtccaaatttgatacgaaatatatatagaattgttaatacaattttatgaaatggtaaaacgacaaaaaaaatataaacggtttgtgcgtaaccttcttaaatatttcaatggaatatatctcattttagtcattaataggcaaaagttcatccatttgtgctacaggaaataatttttgagggaaaaaaatgaaaaagtcatcaccctagtgcctACATTTCCCACCCTGCCTTGAGatctaaaaggggggaaaggcactATCTTTTCACAAAGGAGCAGCATTGTTATTCCTTCTACCTAATacaagtgcttttttttctaaaatgaaaaataaaaatgtttaggggtactctcattttcctactcatgttgaaatactgccccccccaatgaggccaaacttagattcacaaaatgcttaggggtatgtgtatccctgcatccccccaggaaaaaaagcactgcccttgtgtgtgcaaaaaaacccccaacaaaccTGACCCTTGTGTGTGCAGAACATGTGTGATTACAACAGGCAAGGTCTACTTTCTGGATATATTCACAAGTTACACTTTCCTCCAAGAAGTGGGggacctgagggccacattttctagaaggcaaccttctgggggccacaatgGCAAAGGATGTGATATAGACTTActgtaacaaaaaataataatgaatagctTATTCTACCAGCATATGGAGAGTCTGTTCAGCCCTGCTTTCTGTCACCTCACCCTGTTACATGAGTAGATTCAGggtcagcccacccatgagggaaGATGAGGCAATcgcttcaggcagcaggatccacaagggcagcaCATGTGGCCACCAAGGAATGCATCGTCCAACCCCACTTCTGTTGCCACTGCTGTCACTAACTGTGGCATGCTTCTTAGAGGCCCGATCTGCTGTCTCCTCAGCAGCCCCACCCTCAAAgctgcctctacagcagcctcttggagAAAAAATGGCactgctcttctccccccccccttcctgctgtAGAtctttagaattgtagagttataAATTTGCAAGGGTccccctggggtcatctagtccaaccccttgcaatgcacgaatctcaaCGAGATCATACATGTTCCAGATGTAAGTCTTCACTCAGCTCTTCATCCCAGGTTGGGGAggggatgccattttgtggtttgcctcagctGCCAAAGTTTATTGGGCCAGCTCTATGTAGGCTGGGTCCCATGTCTCTTGGGATGACAGTTTGGGGCCTGGTTCAAAGTTCAAGGCTTCGTAACAACACTGATGCTGCCTCAACCTTGCCTGTTCTGTTTCTCCAGAGGGCGGAGGGCGGCGTTCTTGGCAGAAGTCTTGGTTTTTGAGCAATAACCCGTTCTTTAAGAAAGTGGATTTTAGCAACGAGACCAATGTAAGTGTCACTCATGGGGGTGTCCATTGGTGTTATGCCCCCTCCAATTCATACagttcagtgacagagcacatgcttcattcattaattcattgGAATATTTACAGTCCTCCCTTTCAGAAAGTGCATCAGA from Zootoca vivipara chromosome Z, rZooViv1.1, whole genome shotgun sequence encodes:
- the STPG3 gene encoding protein STPG3, translated to MEFQQKHVKFLAQMYLDTSQKRKPKSQLVFNRHHYLYRGRLSREPSSAVFFPAIKFGKQSSNRTTPEGRLSMAVNTDSPGPAAYSACNVNFRQTSAPSYTFGWKSPSKEGGGRRSWQKSWFLSNNPFFKKVDFSNETNWPSPFHYAQPLDVKPANLPNSPHFTMGQKGEFIFVSKNNMMDPAPNRYNTERAYNRVMFRSPSIIINPPQKTMHRWTRKDTTPGPGTYNVERGHMARLPCSPSFFIQGVRRPKKHETGPFSTL